Proteins encoded in a region of the Streptomyces sp. NBC_00258 genome:
- a CDS encoding nitroreductase/quinone reductase family protein — translation MPNVFNQQVIEEFRANAGQVGGYFEGARLILLTTTGARSGKRHTTPLAYYPDGGASVLVIASAAGAPTHPAWFHNLLAHPQVTVETGVFTYEATAEVLAGTERNTAFARLVEAEPGWADYQAKTTRVIPVVALHEIPVDGPPNVNASSMGQGLKVIHDAFRRELALIRKEFTTAGPTLGAQLRVNCLTLCAGLHNHHTGEELGILPFLAGSRPELAPALDRLREEHERIGALTAELKRIIGDDSADPQHARREVERLTTELETHLTYEEEQLIPALDAPPTEPAR, via the coding sequence ATGCCCAACGTTTTCAACCAGCAGGTCATCGAAGAATTCCGCGCCAACGCGGGCCAGGTCGGCGGCTATTTCGAAGGAGCCCGGCTGATCCTGTTGACCACCACGGGAGCGCGCTCGGGCAAGCGGCACACGACCCCGCTCGCCTACTACCCCGACGGCGGCGCGAGCGTGCTGGTCATCGCCTCCGCCGCCGGTGCCCCGACGCATCCGGCCTGGTTCCACAACCTCCTCGCGCATCCTCAAGTCACTGTGGAGACAGGGGTGTTCACGTACGAGGCGACGGCGGAGGTGCTGGCGGGCACCGAACGGAACACTGCCTTCGCCCGTCTGGTCGAAGCCGAACCGGGCTGGGCGGACTACCAGGCGAAGACCACGCGGGTGATCCCGGTGGTCGCCCTCCACGAGATCCCCGTCGACGGCCCGCCGAACGTGAACGCCTCCTCGATGGGCCAGGGACTCAAGGTCATCCATGACGCGTTCCGCCGCGAACTCGCCCTGATCCGAAAGGAGTTCACCACCGCCGGGCCCACCCTCGGCGCCCAGCTCCGCGTCAACTGCCTGACACTCTGCGCGGGCCTGCACAACCACCACACCGGCGAGGAACTCGGCATCCTCCCTTTCCTGGCCGGCAGCCGCCCCGAACTCGCCCCGGCCCTGGACCGCCTGCGCGAGGAACACGAGCGCATCGGCGCCCTGACCGCGGAGTTGAAGCGGATCATCGGCGACGACTCCGCAGACCCCCAGCACGCACGCCGCGAGGTCGAACGCCTCACCACCGAGCTGGAGACCCATCTGACGTACGAGGAGGAGCAGTTGATCCCCGCCCTCGACGCACCGCCGACCGAGCCGGCCCGCTAG